The following proteins come from a genomic window of Brevibacillus antibioticus:
- a CDS encoding ABC transporter permease, which yields MRRYVIKRLFSLVGTLFGVSVLIFLMVHLIPGDPATQILGQFATPEAISQMRAKLGLDQPLWQQYIRFAGNLFAGDLGTSLFTGEKVWDQIMNRFPITMQLAILSVIIAAIFGILLGTIAAVKQNTIIDRLVVLTSLLGISAPGFWIALFLIWIFAYKLALFPISGYEGIHSLLLPAITLGLAEAGMIARMTRSSMLEVIKQDYMRTAEAKGAALFRVILSHGLPNAIIPVVTMLGLQFGALMAGAVVVETVFSLQGLGSLAIEAISKRDMPTIQGMVFFMALIFALTNLIVDLIYSRIDPRIHFD from the coding sequence ATGCGCCGATATGTAATAAAAAGATTATTTTCCCTGGTAGGTACACTGTTTGGCGTTTCCGTCCTGATCTTCCTGATGGTGCACCTCATACCGGGCGATCCCGCAACACAAATACTCGGACAGTTTGCAACACCAGAGGCCATCAGTCAAATGAGAGCGAAGCTTGGTCTTGATCAACCACTGTGGCAACAATACATTCGATTTGCTGGAAACCTGTTCGCTGGCGATTTGGGAACATCGTTATTCACTGGCGAAAAGGTATGGGATCAGATTATGAACCGTTTCCCGATCACCATGCAGCTTGCCATCCTTAGTGTGATTATTGCTGCAATATTCGGTATTTTGTTGGGTACGATAGCTGCCGTCAAGCAAAACACCATCATCGATCGGCTTGTGGTGCTTACCTCGTTACTTGGTATTTCGGCACCCGGCTTCTGGATTGCCTTGTTTCTCATCTGGATTTTTGCTTACAAACTGGCCTTGTTTCCGATTTCCGGCTATGAGGGGATTCACTCCCTGTTACTGCCAGCGATTACCTTGGGTTTGGCGGAAGCGGGGATGATCGCCCGAATGACCCGTTCCAGTATGCTGGAAGTCATCAAGCAGGACTACATGCGGACAGCAGAGGCCAAGGGGGCGGCACTTTTCCGAGTTATTTTGAGCCACGGTCTGCCGAATGCCATTATTCCTGTTGTCACAATGTTAGGCTTGCAGTTCGGTGCGCTCATGGCTGGAGCTGTGGTGGTGGAAACCGTGTTTTCGCTGCAAGGGCTCGGCAGCCTGGCGATTGAGGCGATCAGTAAACGGGATATGCCGACCATACAGGGCATGGTGTTTTTCATGGCGTTGATTTTTGCCTTAACCAATTTGATCGTGGATCTCATTTACAGCCGGATTGATCCGCGAATCCATTTCGACTAA
- a CDS encoding ABC transporter permease: MVNSNRPESYWGGMGKRLRRNKTAMAGVVILIVFTLGSLLAPVIAPHPVEQMNFNSRLSAPSVTHLLGTDDFGRDIFSRLLHGGRISLLMGLITVVLSTLVGVTLGIIAGYYRRVDLFIMQGMDILMSLPALLLAIAVIAVLGPGLTNAMIAVVIAVIPSYVRVVRSAVLSIREKEYIEAVRALGIRDWQILLKHILPNILSPIIVLSTIQFGVSILAAAALSFLGLGAQPPMPEWGAMVFVGKAFLSQAWWMSIFPGLAIMLVVLGFNLLGDGLRDAFDPKTR; encoded by the coding sequence ATGGTGAATAGTAATCGTCCGGAGTCGTATTGGGGAGGAATGGGCAAACGGCTGAGACGCAATAAGACAGCAATGGCGGGTGTGGTCATCCTGATCGTCTTTACACTGGGATCGCTTCTTGCTCCAGTCATTGCCCCTCATCCTGTCGAACAAATGAATTTTAACAGCCGATTAAGCGCTCCGAGTGTGACTCATCTTCTCGGAACGGATGATTTCGGCAGAGATATTTTTTCCCGTTTGTTGCACGGGGGACGAATTTCCTTGCTGATGGGTTTGATAACGGTTGTGCTTTCTACCTTGGTCGGTGTAACGCTCGGTATTATTGCTGGCTATTATCGGCGTGTGGATCTGTTTATCATGCAGGGCATGGATATTCTCATGTCACTTCCTGCCCTGCTTCTGGCGATCGCTGTCATTGCGGTCTTGGGTCCTGGGTTAACGAATGCCATGATCGCGGTAGTGATTGCCGTTATTCCGTCCTATGTGCGGGTCGTTCGCTCTGCGGTCTTATCCATAAGGGAAAAAGAGTACATTGAGGCTGTTCGCGCTCTGGGGATCAGGGACTGGCAAATTTTGCTGAAGCATATTTTACCCAATATTCTCTCCCCAATCATCGTGCTTTCCACGATTCAATTCGGTGTGAGTATTTTAGCGGCAGCGGCCTTGAGCTTTCTTGGACTGGGTGCGCAACCGCCGATGCCAGAGTGGGGAGCCATGGTTTTTGTCGGCAAGGCATTCTTGAGTCAGGCCTGGTGGATGTCCATTTTTCCTGGATTGGCCATCATGCTGGTTGTCCTTGGCTTCAATCTGTTAGGTGACGGATTACGGGATGCATTCGACCCGAAAACGAGGTAA
- a CDS encoding ABC transporter ATP-binding protein, producing MKEVLLEVKDLRLQFKTDKGELPALQGISFQLKKGETVALVGESGCGKSVTSLAIMGLLSRANAQMEGSIRFRDILLNQLSIGELRNIRGKDIAMIFQEPMTSLNPVHTIGRQLEEVYQLHTDLSKKERQAKAIEMLKKVGVPRAEDIMREYPHQLSGGMKQRVMIAMAMACNPDLLIADEPTTALDVTIQAQILELMNDLKENDHTSLLLITHDLGVVAEMADRVLVMYYGEIVEEADIASLFSHPKHPYTIGLLRCIPDLDEEEKLRLDPIEGSVPLLGEVTQGCAFRFRCSQAEERCYQEKPPLMATGTGTGTQAVRCWLYENKEMAV from the coding sequence ATGAAAGAGGTACTTTTAGAAGTAAAGGATTTACGCTTGCAGTTTAAGACGGATAAGGGTGAGTTGCCAGCGCTGCAAGGCATTTCTTTTCAACTGAAAAAAGGGGAGACGGTAGCGCTGGTAGGCGAGTCTGGCTGTGGAAAAAGCGTGACGTCCTTGGCGATTATGGGACTCTTGTCCCGGGCGAATGCGCAGATGGAGGGAAGCATTCGATTTCGGGACATCTTATTGAACCAGTTGAGTATCGGTGAACTTCGCAACATTCGCGGAAAAGATATCGCGATGATTTTTCAGGAACCGATGACGTCACTCAATCCGGTCCATACGATTGGTCGACAGCTAGAGGAAGTGTATCAGCTGCATACCGATTTATCGAAAAAGGAACGCCAAGCAAAAGCGATTGAGATGCTCAAAAAAGTGGGCGTACCGAGGGCAGAAGACATCATGCGGGAGTATCCCCATCAGCTATCAGGTGGAATGAAGCAGCGTGTCATGATTGCTATGGCGATGGCTTGCAACCCGGATTTATTGATCGCAGATGAGCCGACGACTGCACTGGATGTGACCATTCAAGCGCAAATTTTGGAACTGATGAACGATCTGAAGGAGAACGATCATACCTCCCTGCTACTTATTACGCATGACTTGGGTGTCGTGGCTGAAATGGCTGATCGTGTACTTGTGATGTACTACGGGGAGATCGTAGAGGAAGCTGACATTGCCAGTCTGTTTTCTCATCCGAAGCATCCGTATACGATTGGGCTTTTGCGTTGCATCCCCGATTTGGATGAGGAGGAGAAGCTTCGCCTCGATCCGATTGAAGGCAGTGTCCCGCTACTGGGTGAAGTGACACAAGGGTGTGCATTCCGCTTCCGCTGCTCGCAGGCCGAGGAGCGATGTTACCAAGAAAAACCGCCGCTGATGGCAACGGGCACAGGCACAGGCACACAGGCCGTTCGATGCTGGCTGTACGAGAACAAGGAGATGGCGGTATGA
- a CDS encoding ABC transporter ATP-binding protein, translated as MSDILLSVNDLKTYFPISKGLFRNRDEMIKAVDGVSFQLRKGETLGLVGESGCGKSTTGRSIMRLIEPTGGTIEFEGQNISEMSAARFRPLRKRMQIVFQDPYASLNPRMTVQGALEEALGVKDPQMSANERRDQVRELLQMVGLNAQYATRFPHEFSGGQRQRIGIARALAVEPSLIVADEPVSALDVSIQAQIVNLLQDLQHRLGLSYLFISHDLGVVRHISDRIAVMYLGRIVEIASKKDLFTRPLHPYTEALMSAVPKANPFRKKERIVLSGDVPSPANVPVGCAFHTRCSYATDICRTVRPVATLASSQHYVACHLYGTEGMKYIENRTN; from the coding sequence ATGAGTGATATCTTGTTATCGGTAAACGATTTAAAGACGTATTTCCCCATTAGTAAAGGACTCTTTCGCAATCGCGACGAAATGATTAAGGCAGTCGATGGGGTTTCTTTCCAGCTGCGAAAAGGCGAAACGCTTGGGTTGGTAGGAGAGAGCGGTTGTGGCAAGTCAACGACTGGCCGCAGCATCATGCGACTCATTGAACCGACGGGTGGAACGATTGAATTTGAAGGGCAAAACATTTCGGAGATGTCGGCTGCACGTTTTCGTCCACTCCGAAAACGAATGCAAATCGTGTTTCAGGACCCGTATGCATCGTTAAATCCACGGATGACCGTGCAAGGGGCTTTGGAGGAAGCGTTAGGCGTCAAAGATCCACAGATGTCGGCGAATGAAAGGCGCGATCAAGTAAGGGAACTGCTTCAGATGGTCGGTCTGAATGCTCAATACGCGACTCGCTTTCCCCATGAGTTTAGCGGGGGGCAGCGGCAGCGGATCGGGATCGCTCGCGCACTGGCGGTGGAGCCCTCATTAATCGTAGCAGATGAGCCAGTTTCAGCGCTTGACGTCTCCATTCAGGCGCAGATCGTGAATCTTTTGCAGGATTTGCAGCACCGTCTAGGCCTGAGCTATTTGTTTATTTCACATGATCTAGGTGTCGTTCGCCACATCAGCGACAGAATTGCGGTGATGTATCTCGGACGAATCGTCGAAATTGCCAGCAAAAAAGATTTGTTTACGCGCCCGTTACATCCGTACACAGAAGCGCTCATGTCAGCAGTTCCCAAAGCCAATCCGTTTCGGAAGAAGGAGCGAATCGTTCTTTCAGGGGATGTTCCCTCTCCGGCGAATGTTCCCGTTGGGTGCGCGTTTCATACCAGGTGCTCGTATGCTACAGATATTTGCCGCACAGTGCGTCCTGTCGCTACATTAGCTTCGTCGCAACATTATGTCGCATGTCATTTATATGGAACAGAAGGGATGAAGTACATTGAAAATCGAACGAATTGA
- the menC gene encoding o-succinylbenzoate synthase — protein sequence MKIERIELQQLHMPLRFRFETSFGYTTIKELILVSVYGEGEVGHAESVAMSAPYYSEETTETAWHMMEKFMIPKLFSSEIETPEDVDRLFAPIRRNNMAKAALEGAIWDLYSKQKGISLAKALGGEKAVIDVGISIGIEPTVDQVLAKVERHLSEGYKKIKVKIKPGFDVDVIRAIRERFGEGVPLMADANSAYTMEHLSVMKELDQYGLMMIEQPLAHDDIIDHAKLQRELSTPICLDESIHNVDDARKAIELGSCGIINIKVGRVGGLTESKRIHDLCQAHDIPVWCGGMIESGVGRAHNIAITSLPNFTIPGDTAASSRYWEEDIVENGVELMAPGQLAVPDSPGIGYTLNQKAIGNYVIRTANFRP from the coding sequence TTGAAAATCGAACGAATTGAATTGCAGCAACTCCACATGCCACTTCGTTTCCGTTTTGAAACGAGCTTTGGATATACGACCATCAAGGAGCTCATTTTGGTCAGTGTGTATGGAGAGGGAGAGGTAGGGCACGCGGAAAGTGTGGCGATGTCAGCCCCTTACTATAGTGAAGAAACGACAGAGACAGCATGGCACATGATGGAAAAGTTTATGATTCCGAAGCTGTTTTCGAGTGAGATCGAGACCCCGGAGGATGTGGATCGGCTGTTTGCCCCGATTCGCCGCAACAACATGGCGAAGGCGGCTTTAGAAGGCGCAATCTGGGATCTCTACAGTAAGCAGAAAGGTATCTCTCTCGCCAAAGCACTAGGAGGCGAGAAAGCTGTCATCGACGTTGGGATCAGTATCGGGATTGAACCGACTGTCGATCAAGTTTTGGCAAAAGTAGAGCGCCATCTCAGTGAGGGCTACAAGAAGATCAAGGTAAAGATCAAGCCAGGCTTTGACGTAGACGTAATTCGAGCAATCCGCGAACGCTTTGGCGAGGGTGTCCCGCTGATGGCGGATGCGAACTCCGCTTACACGATGGAGCATTTAAGTGTGATGAAGGAGCTGGATCAATATGGGCTGATGATGATCGAACAGCCACTCGCCCATGACGACATTATTGATCATGCCAAGCTGCAAAGGGAGCTATCCACACCAATCTGCCTCGATGAAAGTATTCACAATGTGGATGATGCCAGAAAAGCGATAGAGCTAGGTAGCTGCGGCATTATTAATATCAAGGTAGGGAGGGTAGGTGGACTAACAGAGTCCAAGCGCATTCACGACTTGTGTCAGGCACACGACATTCCGGTTTGGTGCGGAGGCATGATTGAGTCGGGTGTTGGCCGCGCACACAACATTGCCATAACTTCTTTGCCGAATTTTACGATCCCAGGTGATACAGCCGCCTCCAGCCGTTACTGGGAGGAAGACATTGTGGAGAATGGTGTAGAGCTAATGGCTCCCGGTCAATTGGCAGTTCCAGATAGCCCGGGCATCGGTTATACCCTGAACCAAAAGGCGATCGGCAATTATGTGATTCGTACGGCAAACTTCCGGCCTTAA
- a CDS encoding serine hydrolase, with protein MADWVQSFEEYVQKLLAEVKVTGTAVGLAEQGELKYFHGFGLADITEDAKALTPDTVFGIGSVTKSFTCVAIMQLQDAGKLSVHDPVIKYLPELRTPNEAYTREMTIHHLMTHTAGFPPLDTLVGAMKRSIVEGEDVKSFSSGLEFDLDKAEEINTKEEFMTYIGKLDYEFLGAPGTEFSYSNDSYAMLGLIIERVSGISYEQFVQDHILVPAGMKNSAFLIEDLPEDAEVATLFTRKSPKDGGEVYRSPSWWDSPSMRSAGFLKSTIHDLLRYTEIFRTGGLSGENRLLSPESVQAMMEPYFSISPFQAYAYGMFVANCHDGTLFEHGGAIKGVAAQIFILPERGLTGAILMNTDGGPMADLMHGILNATNGRSPNTVPFQYPDYEISVDALAAFTGEYRSSEGATVSVEIEENELVVKNNGTNMPLRSVGEDSFVMKRGETDAFIRFVRDEAGVVTRMGFGARQLVKVLAEKEQTV; from the coding sequence ATGGCGGATTGGGTTCAATCATTTGAGGAATACGTGCAAAAGCTGCTTGCAGAGGTAAAAGTAACAGGAACGGCAGTCGGATTGGCGGAGCAGGGAGAGCTGAAGTATTTCCATGGCTTCGGTTTGGCAGACATCACTGAGGATGCAAAAGCATTAACCCCTGATACGGTGTTTGGCATTGGTTCTGTTACCAAGTCCTTTACGTGTGTGGCCATTATGCAGCTTCAGGACGCAGGTAAGCTATCGGTTCATGATCCGGTCATCAAATATCTCCCAGAGCTACGGACACCTAATGAAGCTTACACTCGCGAGATGACCATCCATCATCTGATGACACATACCGCCGGCTTTCCCCCTTTAGATACATTAGTGGGTGCAATGAAAAGAAGTATTGTGGAGGGAGAGGATGTTAAGTCCTTTAGCTCCGGTCTTGAGTTTGATCTCGATAAAGCGGAGGAGATCAATACAAAAGAAGAATTCATGACCTACATCGGCAAGCTGGATTACGAGTTTCTAGGTGCACCTGGAACGGAGTTTAGCTACTCCAACGACAGTTATGCCATGCTCGGTCTGATTATTGAACGAGTGAGCGGGATTTCTTACGAGCAGTTTGTGCAGGACCATATTTTGGTGCCTGCCGGGATGAAGAACAGTGCTTTTCTTATCGAAGATTTGCCAGAGGATGCAGAGGTGGCTACGCTATTCACTCGAAAAAGTCCAAAGGATGGCGGTGAGGTATACCGTTCCCCTTCCTGGTGGGATTCACCATCGATGCGCTCTGCTGGTTTTCTGAAATCGACGATTCACGATCTATTGCGTTATACTGAAATATTCAGAACGGGTGGACTCTCGGGTGAGAATCGCTTGCTCTCACCCGAGAGTGTGCAGGCCATGATGGAGCCTTATTTCTCGATTTCACCGTTTCAAGCATACGCCTATGGCATGTTTGTAGCCAATTGCCATGATGGAACACTCTTTGAGCACGGAGGAGCGATCAAGGGAGTTGCGGCCCAAATTTTTATTTTACCAGAGCGGGGCCTGACGGGAGCCATACTGATGAACACAGATGGCGGGCCAATGGCTGATTTGATGCATGGCATTTTAAACGCAACCAATGGACGCTCTCCGAATACAGTACCGTTCCAATACCCGGATTATGAAATTTCTGTAGATGCACTCGCTGCATTTACAGGGGAGTACCGCTCGTCCGAAGGGGCTACTGTATCAGTAGAAATTGAAGAGAACGAGCTAGTAGTGAAGAATAATGGAACGAATATGCCACTTCGTTCAGTGGGAGAAGACAGCTTCGTCATGAAGCGGGGAGAAACGGATGCGTTTATCCGCTTCGTTCGCGATGAGGCAGGAGTAGTAACACGGATGGGCTTTGGTGCTCGTCAACTGGTAAAGGTCCTTGCCGAAAAAGAACAAACTGTATAA
- a CDS encoding MFS transporter — protein sequence MEMSTLATNNSLWKNRSFVRLWCGTLFSAMADGAFFILLNWYIVNAMGSGAILGTTLICLSIPRLLFMLAGGVAADRLNRKWIMFSSLLVRGIILACFSLLMLQGNSDWFPVSLYVMAALFGTVDAFFWPARSSILPSLVSREQLAPANSLMELCHQISMVAGPVVTALLIGTVPYPTMFMILACTFFVGTLFVLSLHSHSYTKDTTSESTTESRASSYFKDIVGGIRFTYSIPILALILTTSLFTNMMFSGPVNMIIPIHVNDLGWDGSAFSSLSTSLGVGMIIGGILTALCKGFRGNFMLLPVILGCMGVGISSYYFIEELSFGLVSHFLIGMALSMTNIPFITYIQSIVPANMLGRVMSLLSLMSIGFGPVSYALCSFLLAKNITTPRLLLFFGGIMFVSISLSLFFFRSFRQMEQHPNWKRTAMEEQQLPATLSS from the coding sequence ATGGAGATGAGCACTCTGGCGACAAATAATTCCCTGTGGAAAAATCGATCGTTTGTCCGATTATGGTGCGGCACTTTATTTTCGGCAATGGCTGACGGCGCTTTCTTCATCCTGCTCAACTGGTATATCGTGAATGCCATGGGCTCAGGAGCAATCCTGGGCACGACTTTGATTTGTTTGTCCATCCCCCGTCTCCTCTTTATGCTGGCTGGCGGGGTAGCTGCTGATCGTTTGAATCGAAAATGGATTATGTTTTCCTCTCTTTTGGTTAGGGGAATTATTTTAGCCTGCTTCAGTTTGCTTATGCTTCAAGGAAATAGCGACTGGTTCCCAGTGAGCCTGTACGTCATGGCAGCTTTATTCGGAACAGTCGATGCATTTTTTTGGCCAGCACGCAGCTCGATTCTGCCCTCCCTTGTCTCTCGAGAACAACTTGCACCAGCTAACAGCTTAATGGAACTATGCCATCAGATTAGCATGGTTGCCGGACCGGTAGTTACTGCCTTATTAATTGGAACCGTTCCTTATCCGACCATGTTTATGATCTTGGCATGCACCTTCTTCGTAGGAACACTCTTTGTACTCTCTCTCCATTCACACTCATACACCAAAGACACGACTTCAGAGTCTACAACAGAATCAAGGGCAAGCTCCTATTTCAAAGATATCGTGGGAGGAATTCGTTTTACGTATTCAATCCCGATCCTCGCACTTATTTTAACAACATCACTGTTCACCAACATGATGTTCTCCGGCCCAGTTAACATGATCATTCCCATTCATGTAAATGACCTCGGATGGGACGGGAGTGCTTTTAGTTCACTCAGTACCTCACTTGGAGTGGGCATGATTATCGGCGGTATTTTGACTGCATTGTGTAAAGGATTCCGCGGAAATTTTATGTTACTCCCTGTCATTCTAGGATGTATGGGAGTTGGAATCAGCTCGTATTATTTCATTGAGGAGCTTTCCTTTGGACTTGTCTCTCATTTTCTCATCGGAATGGCACTCAGTATGACGAATATTCCGTTTATCACCTACATTCAAAGTATCGTCCCTGCCAACATGCTCGGTCGTGTCATGTCATTGCTTTCCTTGATGTCCATCGGCTTCGGGCCAGTCAGCTATGCACTGTGCTCCTTTCTTCTCGCCAAAAACATCACAACACCGAGGCTTCTATTATTCTTTGGCGGTATCATGTTTGTAAGTATCAGCCTTAGCCTATTCTTTTTCCGCTCGTTCCGGCAAATGGAGCAGCACCCGAACTGGAAACGAACAGCTATGGAGGAACAGCAGCTTCCCGCCACCCTTTCGTCTTAA
- a CDS encoding ArsR/SmtB family transcription factor, translating into MKRYVVVETLDQLKAVSDSLRLQIITMLVKEEYTGKQLATLLSLSPSKVHYHLKELESHGFVEVVRTEEKNGIVQKFYRAVAYDFKVSDDLLPSLREDSILLQETMINHMRSSINRLYNAPDESFMLFSDQEDRPPAIAVSSEVRAPRKGIFAWLTKYKALLEELSEMEDRYLERIAAGEAEDTAENFYMVTVGFMTNERYYVAEDDSLPDNYEHQQSEFKHYTSKIVVKKKKEENGDEHSGDK; encoded by the coding sequence TTGAAACGATACGTAGTTGTGGAAACTTTGGATCAATTAAAAGCTGTCAGCGATTCCTTGCGCCTACAGATCATCACGATGCTGGTCAAGGAGGAATACACAGGCAAGCAGCTCGCGACCCTTCTCTCCCTCTCTCCCTCTAAAGTGCATTATCACCTAAAGGAATTGGAAAGCCATGGCTTCGTTGAGGTCGTGCGTACGGAAGAAAAGAACGGGATCGTGCAAAAGTTTTATCGGGCAGTTGCTTACGACTTCAAGGTTAGTGATGATTTGCTGCCCTCCCTGCGCGAAGACAGTATCCTGTTGCAGGAAACGATGATAAATCACATGCGCTCCAGTATTAATCGCCTGTATAACGCACCAGACGAGTCATTCATGCTCTTTTCGGATCAAGAGGATCGTCCTCCTGCAATTGCAGTTAGCTCCGAAGTGAGAGCACCTCGAAAAGGAATATTTGCTTGGCTCACTAAATATAAGGCTTTACTTGAGGAGCTATCGGAAATGGAAGATCGCTACTTAGAGAGGATTGCTGCTGGAGAAGCGGAGGATACGGCTGAAAACTTTTACATGGTAACGGTCGGGTTCATGACAAATGAACGTTACTACGTCGCAGAAGACGATTCCTTGCCAGATAACTATGAGCACCAACAGTCTGAATTCAAGCATTACACCAGCAAGATTGTCGTGAAGAAAAAGAAGGAGGAAAATGGAGATGAGCACTCTGGCGACAAATAA
- a CDS encoding MFS transporter yields MAILQHPVFRRLYTAHIVHIIGNEFTFIAVVGLLHDLSGSGLSFAAGTVFRMLPYVFASFFAGTLVENWDKRRVMIVVNLLRGILVSLFFFITSATYLWVAFLLLILANICSAFFQPAMQVAIVQSVEEKDRLAANSLLQGTTSFLIIVCQGVAAVLVYLFSYRYNFLFDAACYLFSLFILLPLPHIANSADSKVAVPFMERLKEGFRYIGKHREIASVIGYQMAERVCGAYYIMLMYYVLTERGEGLYVFGLLDIPLGLGGVIAGIAVNKLSDSLSEKATWRVQGWALVAMGCSIIAVFHAKPLLGLAIAILFASTAQFSSSILSVTKLQRLSDPAYLARVFSIREMATMGSFSASCLILGFSAEQVGSAAVSVWLGFFGVVAGLLWLWIRRKLQKDHRRTVMT; encoded by the coding sequence GTGGCGATCTTACAACATCCCGTCTTTCGTCGTTTGTATACGGCCCATATTGTACACATCATCGGAAATGAATTTACATTTATTGCGGTCGTTGGACTTTTACATGATTTAAGTGGATCGGGTCTTTCCTTTGCGGCAGGGACTGTGTTTCGCATGCTCCCTTATGTGTTTGCCAGCTTTTTCGCAGGGACGCTTGTGGAGAATTGGGATAAACGGCGGGTCATGATTGTCGTCAATCTGCTTCGCGGCATTCTCGTCAGTTTGTTTTTCTTCATCACATCTGCGACCTACTTATGGGTGGCTTTTTTGTTATTGATCCTGGCCAATATTTGCAGTGCTTTTTTCCAACCAGCCATGCAAGTAGCGATCGTACAATCCGTGGAGGAAAAGGACAGGTTAGCTGCCAATTCTCTTTTGCAGGGGACGACCTCGTTTCTCATTATTGTTTGTCAGGGTGTGGCAGCAGTACTGGTTTACTTGTTCTCCTATCGTTACAACTTTTTGTTCGATGCCGCCTGTTATTTGTTTTCGCTGTTCATCTTGCTGCCGCTCCCGCATATCGCCAACTCTGCTGATTCGAAAGTGGCTGTACCTTTTATGGAAAGGCTAAAAGAGGGCTTCCGTTATATCGGCAAGCATCGGGAAATTGCCAGTGTGATCGGCTATCAGATGGCAGAACGGGTATGCGGCGCGTATTACATTATGTTGATGTACTATGTTCTTACGGAGCGGGGAGAGGGGTTGTATGTATTCGGACTCTTGGATATTCCGTTGGGACTCGGAGGTGTGATCGCTGGGATTGCCGTGAATAAGCTGTCTGACAGCCTGAGCGAGAAAGCAACGTGGCGTGTCCAAGGATGGGCACTCGTAGCGATGGGATGCTCGATTATAGCCGTGTTTCATGCAAAACCACTACTTGGACTGGCAATAGCGATTCTCTTTGCATCAACGGCTCAGTTTAGTTCATCGATATTGTCTGTGACGAAGCTGCAACGACTGTCTGATCCTGCTTATCTGGCTCGCGTTTTTTCCATTCGGGAAATGGCAACCATGGGAAGCTTTTCTGCGAGCTGCTTGATTCTCGGATTCAGTGCAGAGCAGGTCGGTAGTGCCGCTGTCTCCGTGTGGCTTGGCTTCTTTGGGGTTGTAGCCGGACTCTTGTGGCTTTGGATCCGTCGTAAGCTACAAAAAGATCACAGACGTACAGTAATGACGTAG